The Meriones unguiculatus strain TT.TT164.6M chromosome 6, Bangor_MerUng_6.1, whole genome shotgun sequence genome has a window encoding:
- the Htr1b gene encoding 5-hydroxytryptamine receptor 1B, with translation MEQQGVQCAPPPPAASQTGAPLSNLSHNCSADGYIYQDSIALPWKVLLVALLALITLATTFSNAFVIATVYRTRKLHTPANYLIASLAVTDLLVSILVMPVSTMYTVTGRWTLGQVVCDFWLSSDITCCTASIMHLCVIALDRYWAITDAVEYSAKRTPRRAAIMIALVWVFSISISLPPFFWRQAKAEEEVLDCLVNTDHVLYTVYSTVGAFYLPTLLLIALYGRIYVEARSRILKQTPNKAGKRLTRAQLITDSPGSTSSVTSINSRAPDAASESGSPVYVNQVKVRVSDALLEKKKLMAARERKATKTLGIILGAFIVCWLPFFIISLVMPICKDACWFHMAIFDFFNWLGYLNSLINPIIYTMSNEDFKQAFHKLIRFKCTG, from the coding sequence ATGGAGCAGCAGGGTGTCCAGTGCGCCCCGCCGCCTCCCGCCGCCTCCCAGACAGGAGCACCTCTCTCCAACCTCTCCCACAACTGCAGCGCCGACGGCTACATTTACCAGGACTCCATCGCCCTGCCCTGGAAAGTCCTGCTGGTTGCATTGCTGGCGCTCATCACCTTGGCCACCACGTTCTCCAACGCCTTTGTGATCGCTACGGTGTATCGGACCCGGAAGCTGCACACCCCGGCTAACTACTTAATCGCCTCTCTGGCGGTCACTGACCTTCTCGTGTCCATCCTGGTGATGCCCGTCAGCACCATGTACACGGTCACCGGACGCTGGACCCTAGGCCAGGTAGTCTGCGACTTCTGGCTGTCGTCGGATATAACCTGTTGCACCGCTTCCATCATGCATCTCTGTGTTATCGCCCTGGACCGCTACTGGGCCATCACCGATGCGGTGGAGTATTCCGCTAAAAGGACCCCCAGAAGGGCTGCCATCATGATCGCGCTGGTGTGGGTCTTCTCCATCTCTATTTCGCTTCCGCCCTTCTTCTGGCGTCAGGCCAAAGCGGAGGAGGAGGTGCTGGACTGCCTCGTGAACACCGACCACGTCCTCTACACGGTCTACTCCACGGTGGGCGCCTTCTACTTACCCACCTTGCTCCTCATCGCCCTCTATGGCCGCATCTACGTGGAAGCCCGCTCTCGGATTTTGAAACAGACGCCCAACAAGGCCGGCAAGCGCTTGACCCGAGCCCAGCTAATAACAGACTCCCCAGGGTCCACGTCCTCGGTCACCTCCATTAACTCCCGGGCTCCCGATGCAGCCAGCGAGTCCGGGTCTCCCGTGTACGTGAACCAAGTCAAAGTGCGAGTCTCAGACGCCCTGCTGGAGAAGAAGAAACTCATGGCCGCTAGGGAGCGCAAAGCCACCAAGACCCTCGGGATCATTTTAGGAGCGTTTATTGTGTGCTGGCTGCCCTTCTTCATCATCTCCCTGGTTATGCCCATCTGCAAGGATGCCTGCTGGTTTCACAtggccatctttgacttcttcaATTGGCTAGGCTATCTTAACTCTCTCATCAACCCCATCATCTACACGATGTCCAATGAGGACTTCAAACAAGCATTCCATAAACTAATACGCTTTAAGTGCACAGGGTGA